AAACGAGTCGTCGACGATCACTTTGCGCTAATGTGATAGGTTAGCGCTTTAAGACACCGTTTCTTTATTCCTTTTTCTGTCCATAACGCTCGTAGCGGCTCGTAAGGCTGGCGGGTTGGTTGTGTGTGCTATGCTGTCGTGACGAGAGCTCATAAAAAGTAACGTTCTTCGTAGCCTTGAAATCTTCCCACCGGGGGACTGGCAGCGACTATCCTTGCTGTGCGCGCGGTGAGGTTGTGTagtgagttgtttttttgtggttttggatAATATTGTAGAAATTGTGAGCAGTAGCGAGTAAAGAACGTTCTTTCGAAATTGTTTGAAACCGTGTGTCCGGGCTGGTTGGTCAACATGTCCTATCTAATAACAATGCATCGATTATGGCTCGTTTAACCCCATCGACGAGTGTGCTCTGGTGGGGTATCTTCAACCTGTTTGCTCTACGACACTGTTATTAGACTTAACCTTGCTTCGGACAACACACCCACATTCATTGAGTTTGTAAACTTATATCCCTCCCTTCTCTCGCAGGCTCACGTAGCATCATATGGCCGTGCGAGGACAACAGCGACTGTAAGGCGGACAGCTCACACTGCTCCATATTTGGGTACTGCCAGTGCCCGGCCGGTTATGTCTTCTCGACCGATGTCACGCGCTGCCTGCCCGAGTCCGCGTATGGCGTAGCGTGTCAGGAGGCGGTACAGTGCTCTCATATGCTCACCGGTGCCAAGTGCGAGGCCGGCGTTTGCACCTGTGACAGCGACTACACGTACGTACGCGGCCGCTGCCGGAAGCTGGTGGATCTTGGCCAACCGTGCAGCGACGATATCGATTGCTTCTTCAGCCACAACCGGGAGGCGGTCGTGTGCCATCGGGGCTCCTGCGAGTGTGCCGACGGGTTCTATCGGCGCAGCAGCAACGTCTGCCGGCGGCGTGTGACAAGTGAGTTTGGgtgattgctttttttttttttgcttcgtgtGTTGtgcatcgtcgtcgtcgtcgatcCGATCCGTGTTCCGGCTGAAATTGTGTTGACCCCACTAGCAAAACATTGTTTCGACAGAGCAACGACGGGACGGAGCATTTTGCTGCCGGCGGAATACTAAATGTCCATCGATTTATTGGTTTGTAAGGGCATTGTGGGTACTGCTGTGCGGAGGAAATGATAGTTCCAAGTAGGTTGGAGTGTAATTGGAAATCAATTGACGTGGAAAACCTTAACTCGGTCAAACGGTTGATTACGGCTAGGTCTGTGATTGTTGCACGATTTGCGATAAAGTGTGGCGGGGTGGTAAATTGACTGCCTTACCTTGtatgcaaaacattaaaagcaATATTATTGAACATATAGAAAGTTCATTAATATGTTATGGAACGCTGAAATTCTATGTACAAAAATAGTTAAAACTTGATGTTTGTTCCATTTCAGCTCTTTGTGCATTGATATTTTCGATCGATTAATATAATCGCTTTTATTacattcattatttattttttttattatgcacAATACATTATTcacattgcattgcataaaGGCGCAATTATACTGCAGTCAATCATCTCAAAACGAGTCCTTTTTAAACGAGTGTTTTGAACAATGATCAAATATGCTTATGATATTGGCGGCTAGTTCAGGATTTagaatagaaaataattaatatcaaAAACCTTCAAACACTCAAAGTCGAAGAACTTGTGggaattgattgattgatgtcACGTAAAAAATATCTACAGCAAAAAACTATAATCACAAGCTCTCGAAAATGTATTCCATTTCTCAGTTTCAACTATAATAGTAAACAATTGATTGTTGAGTCTTCGTGATTGAAAATTCATTATAACGTTTAAGCATAAATTAAGAGATGTAACCTTAACACCCTGGTTCAGAAAGGAATATTTAACTGTTCATACAACGTGCATAAAAAAGATCGTCTCGTATAATGAATTTTTCGTAGATAgaatgaaagagagagagagagagagagagagagagagagagagaaaaagaaagagagagagagatacagAACGAATTTGAGATAGTTAAAGGTTGTACGATCGGTTGCGCCTGCACTTATGCaatataaatgttttgtgtgtgtttaattaTACTCCAtgttgcataccttcaggggCCAAAGTGGTGTGTGTCCAAAGAGCTTCATTTTTATCCTTAAATTTCCACATATTTACAGATGGTGAAGAATGTATCGTGCACCAGGACTGTGAGGGAGAAAATTCGCGGTGCGTGAACCAGCACTGCACCGATGCGTCAGCACAAACAAAATCCTTCCGCGATGTGGCCATACAGACGTCGGAAACTGTGGCAGACCCGCACGAGAAAGGCTCACCGGCGAAAGAGACCCCCGGCCTCGGTGCACCGAAGACGCGCGATGCCGAAACAAACACGGACACAGCGGGCAGCGGCAAAAGGGTACAGATCAACACCAAACGATCGACGAAGGATTGTGAAAAGTGTCGCAAATGTACGTTACTTTGTCGGGGTCGGTGCGCGAGACGGGTGGGCTAGGTGGATTTGTAACTTTTCCCTTTTGATCTGTCATACCCGCAGTTGGCGATCCATGCGTCGATGAGGGCGTCGAGTGCCCGGAAGTGCCTTACTCGGTGTGCCGAATGGGCCAGTGTCACTGCAAGGATGGGTACTATAACAAGGAGGGTCGCTGTATGGCCGAGCTTGGCGAATACGCACACGACGAGCAGTATTGCGAGACGGATATGACGTTCAACAACAATCGCTGCTCGTGCCGGAATGATCAGTTCTACGATAATAATATGCGCATGTGCCTAAAGCGTAAGtacggatgaacgatggacttCGATACAATTGCGagtgttaaaataatttagcaCCTCATTCCACACACAACGAAACGAGTGATTAATCATTAACACGTGCCATTTTCAGCCGCCCTGGGCATCAATACATCCTGCACCCAGCAGAGCCAGTGTTCACCGTACGGTGCGGCCTACTGTCCAGCGGTGTCCCCGAAACGTTGCACCTGCTACCCATACGCCCAGTACGACGAGGCAACGGAGCTCTGCATCGAGAAGCAGGGCCACGAAGCGTACTGCGAGCGGGATACGGATTGTACGCTGGCCAACGCCCGCTGCTCGAGCGAAAAGACGTGTGTCTGCAAGCCGAATTACTACCACATCGACGAGCGGTGTAAGGCGGTGAAGGGCGCGGAGTGTGACACCGAAACGGACTGCGCGTTCGAGGAGGCCGTCTGTCAATCGCCCAACGCGTCCGAGGATGAGAGCGTCGATCCGAGCGAACCGAAGCAGTGCAACTGCCGGAAGGGACACCTTTACCAGCCATCGGCCAACCGCTGCCTGAAGGAGGCCGAACAGTACGGGGACGCGTGCAGCGTGGACGAACAGTGTCAACCGCTGCTGGGCGAGCTGGGCCAATGCATGGACGGTAAATGTCAGTGCAATGAAAACGAGCATCACTTCAAGGACGGCAAGTGCAACGTGAAGATAGGTAAGGCGGGGATGAATACGTGTACGAGACACACTGCTGCAGACCACTAATGGATTCGGTTCgttatgtttttccttcctgaatttttttctttctcgcaGCTCTCGATGCACGCTGCTCCAAAACGAGCGAGTGCTTCGTGGACGACGAACAGGGCAATGTCGAATGTCGCAATTCGGCTTGTCAGTGTAAGTTTGACTACGCCCAGGACGTGGAGCGGCAGAAGTGCGTTAGACCTAGTGGCAAAAGTAGGATCGATGTTCCAATGCTTCTGCTTGCATTGCAGGCTCGTTTGGTGGGCTACGGCGGGAATACGATAGACTGACGCACGTTTGCTTGCCATTCCAGATTCTTCCGATCGCCCCAGTGCCCTGAAGGTGATTACACTCATGCTTACCAGTGCTGCCGTGCTGATTACGGGTTCTGCTTTGCGGGATGCATACTACGGCTAAGGGCCGGACAATACACGACCAATTGGGCAGACGCAGCCGTTGTACATTGGCAAGCGCATCCGTTCCTTGTTACCCTACCTATCCTGCTCGGTGATGGATCCTGTCGCTAACTACTAACTATCTGAAACAATCACAACTACATTCGACCGAGCGAAAGTAAGGAACAGCAATACCAATACCACTATTTATACACCAAAACCATGCACATTTGCAATACGATGCGCGTACGGCATAAGAGAGGAACTAGTTACCGACTAGCACGTGTTTTTATAATGCTTCAGTAaaccaaaacataaaacatcgtTCAACCGCGTTGGTCCCGCGTGTGCGGCCGCAATAGGAACGAACTAGCGAACGGACGGACGACGATCCCAACTCCGGTCGGATGTTGGGTGAACGTTAACCGCAAGTAGGCGGTGCAAAATAGTACATAATTAAACTGATAATAAAGCAATATGTGCGGCCTCTTTTGATTGAACGTGTATGTGTAGTGTTTAGCATACGGAAGGAAGGAGGGCAATGGAGTTGTTACATCCATCATGAGTTAAACGTTTGtgcttttctctttttcttgtCTGATTGATAATTGATTCCGAAATGTGACTTAAATGTGAAAGGACAATGGCGGAGTCGCTACAATGAAGAGATCTACGGGGAACTCCTTAGGGTACAGCGAATTAGATTCACCAGGCTCCGGTGGATTGATCATATCACTAGAATAACTCCGGATGACATAGTCCGTAAAGCCCTCTTCCGTAAAGTCCTTTAGTCGTATGGCCAGAGGAAGTGTGGTAGACCCATACTTGAGGAGCACCTCCAGAGATATCGGAATATAGGAAGAGCTTATGATGACGATCGACCGTGATTGGTTTTTAGGAATCTAAACTCCTGCCGTTATCCGTTTATCGAGTTTTCTGGCGGAGAGAGAGCAACGTTCCATCACTCTATCATTGTATTAGCCTACTAGGCATGCCTCTCTATTCATGTAGACGATTTAAAGGGGTTGGATTGTTAGGTGCCATTCTCATGACATTGCTAAACCGCAGGAGCGTTGGTGAACTTACTTCACTGTGCGATGATGGTGAGTACATCGTACAACTCgtagagctcgtcattgtcTTTTCGCACGGggtcaaaaatccttctgaacATCTTCCTTGCGGCTAAGGTGGTTTCGTCGGTTTTCGATAAAGTTGTGCAGTCCCAGTTGCGATCCTGCCGAGAAGTATAGTGAGACTGTAGGAAAGGACCACTGTTATCGGTTACTTAAATACTAAActttattctttcttaaattaaaactaaacatTTAGTTAGTTAGTGCCAGTAAGTGCAAATGTTCAAAACCATTCGTGCCATAAAAAATGCCCGTAGCTCAAAATCTTATAGCAACGTTGCTCAGCGTTATAGCACCGCGCTAAACTTTACGATTAAAGCTTTGAAAGCTCACCAGTAGCGCGAATGCACAGCACGCAGAGTAAACAGTCATCAAATTGAAAATGTCAACGCTCAGAATAAAAACTAATGTTATGAGAGTTACCCACATAAACCCATTCCCAATGCTTACCCAACCAAACTAGAACAATAATTCCTAAAATAGCTcaaacctgcatttgttaattATACTAATTTCCCATCAAGATATCTTCACCGGCGCTCATTTGTTCGgccattttttatttccttgtaGTGCTTTACCGTCCCTTTACCCATTAGCAGAATTGCGCTTAAGTGCCATCGGCAAAACAAGACGCCCTTTCAGTACGCCCGGTGCTGCGGTGCTGCTGTCGGGTAACTTCCATCATATCAACCAAAACAACGCGGCCAGCAAGACACTTCCGGTATGACTGTGCCGTTTGACGTCACCGTTTTCGTGGCCGCTAGACTAATTGTGCTTGCGAACGGTGGGAAGCTAACGTTATTAAGCGTCCCCCTTCCGACAGCGGTCCGGTCGGTAGTTCCGCCAGCGCTTCCGCCGGTTCAAGGTGAAGGAACGCAAACGGATTCTCAACCCCTCATGGAGGTGGGAGTTCGTTATGGTGGTAGATAGACGAATTTTTGGAACACATTCATTTTAGTTCCGCGTTCAGCCCCCGGGTGCGTGACCTGCTGGTTGACCTGCGGTTAGCGAAGGCAATCATATAGTGCTTATGATGTCATTAGTGTGCAGTTGTTGCTATAAACACAAAATATGGATGCTTCGGGTTTTTGGCTTGCTGGAAAGCCGTTCgacaagaaattaaaaatacttaTACTCACGTTAAAAATCAATCGCCCTATGGAGATATGACATGTATGGGGACCACTAACCTCACGCTGctctcggtgtgtgtgtgtgttggtgagtGATTTATAACGCTTTTAGTCAGCAATACGGGAAATGAACGCTTGTATCAGTGggttataaaaaaaaggtacggCTATAAAGTGTAAGTATTTATGAAGCATTTTAACCATGCGatgcagaaacaaaaaataaacaatgcgGCCTCTTTTATTCCCTTTGTCCATGGGTGCGCTCGGTCATGGGCCTGTTCCCTTCTGGCTAGTAACTACACAATTTGCAAACATTACGCTCATTGCACGAATGGCACAATTTTGCGTTTCTGATCGCGCAATCGCACCAAAACGAGGGGGGAAAATTATGGACCCTAACAGCAAAAcataacaagaaaaaaaaatgggtcaACCTGGGGTCGGAAACTAAGGACGCATTCGCGCAAGTATCGCTTGATCAAAAGGAAAGCTTTGAAGGAAATTAGGTCAGACACGATGGCTGGTTGGTGAAAGTGCAATTTGTTAATCCTCCATAACTGAAAGGATGTGGAggagggaggaggggggggggaggagagGAAATAAGTTTTCCAAaggagagagaagaaaaaacaaaagaagtaGCTCAGCACGTCAGGGtggaatgtaattaaaaaaagagaCAGTTCTACTGGGAACCATGCAGACGTGTAGACGGCTTCCACAAATGCCATATCGGATCAGGGTTCGGGGATTAGAAACACTAAAGGGCAAAGTTTAGCCTTGTTGAACTAAGGTGGGTTTTGTATGTACCGTGCAGCAGGTGAGGCGTGTGGTCTCATCGATCAAAGTTACCGGGAAGTTATCGGAACCATTTCAACGGACATAAGCACGCTCCGCAGCGAACTCTTCCGAACGTTGCTGATGGATTAATGATTAATAATTTACTGTGTGGCATGCAATGCGATAAGCGAAAATCCAATCACTGCAGATACTGAATTGGATTGATTGAATGTCAAATTGGTTGCTATCGATGCGCGGGAATGGTTTACGGTTTACGGGCAGAAAAGCATGCTTTAAATATGACCAACAATAATCAACAGGTTAAACGATGCAACATTGATAAGAAATTTTCTTGTCTATACTACACTGATAAGAAGTTGGAAAAGGAAACTACGCTTTTGTTGCACATTTCACACTGCCCGTGAGCATCTTCACGGACACTGTTGATATAgggcaccaggcgtctccatcgtggGGATCATCGCGCAACCGAACATAAAAACCCCCTTCAGCTTTTCGATTCGACCCGAAGCGGACAGTTCTTCCCTCGCCGGTAATCATTATCAGCGTATGTCCGACTCTATCGTTAGAAGAAGCCATTTTAATTTGAATGTAGCGTGACCTTTCCATCCATTTCCAGCTGCCGACCCCCGTTCACCCGCTGTTTTGACGCTCTCTGCCCGTTTTCTctgtctctctgtctctcacTCTGTCTATCTTTCTTCCGCAGATTTGCTCCATGTACAGCACCGTATCCGTTTTGTTTGTCCTGGCGTGTTTGATTCCGTGTGAGCAGTCCACCAATCACGGTCAACGAAGGCAATTAAAACTACGGCGAAGGTAAGTGTGCTGCAGATACGTGCGTTATCTGGtgaattttcatttgcttaTTATTGTTTGGTGTACTATTTTTGCCAGTAATTTTAGTCTCACTGTGGTTAGCTTAACGTGCGACgttaataaaagcaaaacaaaaaaaaaaccggaatcAGTTACAGAGCACTAGCGACGGGCACGTTATGATAAATGGTGTAATTAGATAAAATGGAACCCAAAACCTCCCTTTTTCACGAAGTGGAAAGTAAACAAaggcacagaaaaaaagggggggggggggggagaagtAAATAAAGGATCGCACCCAAAAATGTTGTCGGTAAAATGGTGCAGTAATTGCACGTAAGCTGCCATCTCAGGGAGTAGGGTCTGCTGGCtcggtttttggttttattattttcctttctacAGCTTTCTTTACAGCAAAGGTCAGGATGGTCGGATGGGTTCTATAAACAATCGATATGCCCTTGTTTCTCATCAAACTTGTCCCGTAGAAGTTATTTCTACTGTCAATCTAGCGACATTCTACGTAACCTGATGTTGTGGGATGGGACCACATTTATTTGGTATTTGTATCAGCGGGCCCTTCcgaacgggggaaaaaaagcatttcAACAACAGTTGCTCTAACGAGTGAACCGTTCCCTTTCGCCAGGATGGGTCTGTTGTTTTgtcgattttttgttatttatactTTTGAGgaggtttgtttggtttcccGGTGCATCGCAAACAGATACGTTCAGCCAACCGAGCGATGCAGGGCTCGTGGCAAATTTTTGGTAACGCTCGTGTCAATGTTTCCTTACCATTGATTGACGATTTTATTGCCCTACACCAATGGGGTTCTCGGCGAATCGATTGTTGATCGGTAGCAAAAAGGTTTGAGTGTTTGTGTTCTGTGTTATGTTAGGCCCGGACTTCGGCAAGTTCATAGCAACCGACATAaacaaagttttattttactccTCCAGCATTATCCTTTCCTAATACTTTTAAAGCtatcaaatttaataataatctaTACCTTTGTTGAGTTTAGCCTGAAGTATGTTATAAAATTATAGatatattatttgaaaaaagcaCTTTTTTATAGATTTAGCTATACATAGTAGTTTCTTCAGTAAACAAATAGTATTTACGCAGTCGCAGAATTCACTCAAGTGGTAGATACTTTACAAGATGTGAAATTCAACGTTGCATACATTTGTATATTGTAAAACAGTATAAcagtttattttgttattttatttctaaacGTGTTAAATAATGActtattcataaaaaatacTGTTTAAGAAGTTTTTCATTGAAACGATATTTATGTACCTAATGAATCTTTCAAAAACAATTCAGCAAGGAGTCATTGAAGTTGTGAGTAGACTCTCGCAAAGATTAAGACacattcaaaattttaaaatttttaaagcCAAATGAATTGACGGACGGTTTGATGACTCCTCAAGAGTGCATGAATTTGCTAAGATTTTTATGAAGACTTCGCGTTCGGACGCTGGAGGTACTTGGGTCACGAGCTCACACATGCAATGTATAAAATGCTGATTCCTTGAAGATTGCTAATCCCATCGGAATTAGCGCGAACTTTGAAGACTCCCCAATCTTCTTAATAGCGATTCAGAATCATTCATTCATATCAACGATTCATAGTCTTAAACCGGGAACAGATTCGTTCGACGATATTAAtcgatgcaataaaaaaagtttCCTAAACTTCCTAAATAATATTACGACTTTTAAACAACACACGCCATTTCTTGGTCGTAAATATCAAAACCCCCTTTCCAAAACATAGGCAAGGGTTGAGCATTTTATGCGATCCAAACGATAATCATTCGCAAAACTAGGTGCGCAAAACTGAGCGCATGAGGTAACGGTGATCGTAAAGTATCGTGGCCATGGATCCGGTCCTGGTCTAGTACCTCGTAAAACCGTCCTAAACCTAAAAACGGGCCATAAACAgaacggaacaaaaatagTACACTGTCCCGGGCTGTTGAAGGTGCGTCCACGCTGGAATAAATCTCCATCCGCGACAGGCTTCGAGTTCATCCTTCGGCGGAGCAACTCTCGTCTGTTATGCGTGTTCTGTGAGTGTGGCTTTAGGGTTTCCTGCTGTGCAGGAGGGGTTTTGCTGTGCTGTTGTACTATTCCATTCAACTGGTAAGAGGCTAAAAGATTAACCTTTAACGTCCGAACGTTGGCCACGGGTGGTAGGAGTGTATGACTATTTGTCTACATGAAGCGCATAATAATGGAATTTCCACGATCGGTAGGGAAAGGGCGACGGGGATAACGGGGGGGAGggtgaagaaaataaagaacGGGGCTTGGTTGGTTTTGATGCAAGACTGTGCTATGGGTGGTGGGCCAAATTCGCATGTTCAAATCTAATAAGATATGGTtcttcacacacaaacacccaaGGCGCGGAACAGTTGAAGGCAGGTTGTGAGTGATTCCACTAGCATTAGCGCGATGTTGATGATGCCTTTTGATGATCTgcacaccaacacaaacacacacgcttaAGGGCAGTAGCGTTCGTGGAAGGGATACTTATCTTTCTTGGACTTCGAAGCACCCATCCCAGGCCCGCCATTATACTCAGGCTCATTTCTTTGTGCACATACACGAGACGCCCCGCGTGACGGTTTCCGGTCACCGGCCCCGAACACCGTACCGGGTCGTGACGGACATTTTGGGCTACCAACGTTGCCAAAATGTCAACTCGCTAGCAGACCGACATTGTTGTTTCGGGGCCGGGGGTTCGGATATGAGTCGATGCCAACGTTTTGTTCACGCCGGACACCGTGGACCGTCCATCAAGCCGTGGCCGTGTGATTGATCGTGGAAGCGTACTGTGCGTGGTGTGTTTATTGTCATCCTTGTGCCCGTGCGTTGGTGCTGCGTTTTTCGGTTCTGATTTGCAAATTCCGAAACATTTCCGCTCCGGTAGCCGGACTCTCGCCGGTCGCCATTTGCGCCATCCCAATGAGCTTCGGTGCGGCTTGTTGACGCTTTGGAGCAAGCAAATGGCCAAGTGGACAGGGTGGTTCgaataagagagagagaaagagaaaaaagaatcatAACAAAAACCCACCGGAAAGGCCGGAAAGTCTATGAAAGTCTAaaagttttattgtttcaaaatGGAGCACCTTTTGTGTGGCGGTGTTTGTGCTGAGCGTGCCCCAAACGCGCTTTCCACGAAAGCAAACTTCCTGCGATATGACCCTTGGGCAATATTACagtgcaaaaacacacaacacacgaaTCACACTCATTTTCGCTTTCGCGCGTAGGTCTGGCGTGAATAAAGCTCGAACGCATTCCCACGTACGCTAAAGCTGTCAAGGGGTGGTGGCCTCCTTTAAAGGAAAGGTAATAGAGAGAAATCCACGTGCTTCACAACTCCTTCGGGGCTGGCGAGTCGATGATTCAGCACGATGAGGAAGGCCAAGATTATATTTATAATTATGCTGCCCACCCGGAGGGGAAGCGTTGAAATTCGCTACACCACGACGCGCCGATGAGCGCTCGGAGTATTTGTTTACTATAAATACACTACTAAGAGCACACTCGGCTCGGTGTTGCCATTCGTGTGTTGTCCCACTCGCACGGCTTAGCATTTTGAGTGCGCAAAGTGAAGTGTGAGAAGAAGAATGTCttgatgggtgtgtgtgtgtgtgtgtgtgtgtgtgtgtgtgtgtgtgtgtgtgtgtgtgtgtgtgtgtgtgtttgtgtgtgcactCCGGTAACAAAGGTACCGTAGGGTCTGAATCTAGATGTTCGCTTGTCTTGCCACGAGCGTCTAAGAAGGGACA
The Anopheles moucheti chromosome 2, idAnoMoucSN_F20_07, whole genome shotgun sequence genome window above contains:
- the LOC128297326 gene encoding prion-like-(Q/N-rich) domain-bearing protein 25, with translation MLTGAKCEAGVCTCDSDYTYVRGRCRKLVDLGQPCSDDIDCFFSHNREAVVCHRGSCECADGFYRRSSNVCRRRVTNGEECIVHQDCEGENSRCVNQHCTDASAQTKSFRDVAIQTSETVADPHEKGSPAKETPGLGAPKTRDAETNTDTAGSGKRVQINTKRSTKDCEKCRKFGDPCVDEGVECPEVPYSVCRMGQCHCKDGYYNKEGRCMAELGEYAHDEQYCETDMTFNNNRCSCRNDQFYDNNMRMCLKPALGINTSCTQQSQCSPYGAAYCPAVSPKRCTCYPYAQYDEATELCIEKQGHEAYCERDTDCTLANARCSSEKTCVCKPNYYHIDERCKAVKGAECDTETDCAFEEAVCQSPNASEDESVDPSEPKQCNCRKGHLYQPSANRCLKEAEQYGDACSVDEQCQPLLGELGQCMDGKCQCNENEHHFKDGKCNVKIALDARCSKTSECFVDDEQGNVECRNSACQCKFDYAQDVERQKCVRPSGKNSSDRPSALKVITLMLTSAAVLITGSALRDAYYG